One window from the genome of Halictus rubicundus isolate RS-2024b chromosome 7, iyHalRubi1_principal, whole genome shotgun sequence encodes:
- the LOC143356004 gene encoding uncharacterized protein LOC143356004 codes for MAPANQSANAPPYWEYILREFVFKTISPPPSSNINLYKRLLDAPLYGGPFPTGPNDGGSAVLSRGDVYYLPNSNWLLCQEGCVDCEVCTEHTHPVLKWVLRRIKRLPVHGQERQDLQLTLIPRIDGSHLMRSLWPRSHVYVTTPGELEAFLSDRLARQGLDNQDDSLGEPRKSSNFWRFVERDSLPERRVLGEQSNDTGPPETDAPGSDSTASDRENARNTTSTEVSERTRVKLPDRPTGNDSVSTPVAENARNRSKLLLLPKLILGTDQLGQKHLVHVVPADGTSAGNSTSPGLMAALSTAGSGRIQNRTAYQRILKRIYDSLSSNKRSIESFLDPPSQTDRRKEMYQQQETRHSLAGLKQLDRLHRDYKETIRNESQRWPSVLNWSRQRRKSNDEADVEKLIIDPSNNDLDPDRNINNISLTASNRSNTVQNTKHGPRVFKVVVSTESTTKPLNKSDADFGRDIARSDNRFNYNSTMNTGGDPMSVSMINRPQ; via the exons ATGGCACCGGCGAACCAATCAGCTAACGCGCCACCCTACTGGGAGTATATACTCCGTGAATTCGTGTTCAAGACGATctcgccgccgccgtcgtccaACATCAACCTGTACAAACGTCTGTTGGACGCGCCGCTTTACGGCGGACCGTTTCCGACAGGGCCGAACGACGGGGGCAGCGCCGTTCTGTCACGGGGCGACGTTTATTACCTGCCGAACAGCAACTGGCTGCTCTGCCAGGAGGGATGCGTGGACTGCGAGGTGTGCACGGAGCACACGCACCCGGTGCTCAAGTGGGTCCTCAGGCGGATAAAGAGGCTGCCGGTTCACGGGCAGGAACGGCAGGACCTTCAGCTAACGCTGATCCCGAGGATCGACGGCAGCCACCTCATGAGAAGCCTCTGGCCGCGGTCGCACGTCTACGTGACCACTCCGGGCGAACTGGAGGCGTTCCTCAGCGACAGGCTCGCACGCCAAGGTCTCGACAACCAGGATGACAGCCTCGGAGAGCCGAGGAAGTCCAGCAATTTCTGGAGATTCGTCGAGAGGGACTCGTTGCCCGAGCGACGCGTGCTCGGAGAGCAGAGCAACGACACCGGCCCACCCGAGACCGACGCCCCCGGAAGCGATAGCACCGCGTCCGATCGTGAAAATGCGCGGAACACCACGTCCACCGAAGTCTCCGAGCGTACCCGCGTGAAATTGCCGGATAGACCTACCGGGAACGATTCCGTGTCGACACCGGTGGCCGAGAATGCAAGGAATCGATCgaaactgctgctgctgccgaaGCTGATACTTGGAACCGATCAACTCGGACAGAAACACTTGGTCCACGTGGTGCCTGCAGATGGGACCAGCGCCGGGAACTCGACCAGCCCTGGCCTGATGGCCGCTTTGAGCACTGCCGGGTCTGGCCGGATTCAGAATAGGACCGCTTATCAGAGGATATTGAAGAGGATCTATGATTCGCTGAGCAGCAACAAGAGATCCATCGAGAGCTTTCTCGATCCCCCGTCGCAGACTG ATCGCCGGAAAGAAATGTATCAGCAGCAGGAAACAAGGCACAGTCTCGCAGGGTTGAAACAGTTGGACAGGCTACACCGAGATTACAAGGAAACAATTAGAAACGAGAGTCAACGATGGCCCTCCGTTTTGAACTGGAGCAGACAAAGAAGGAAGTCCAATGACGAAGCAGACGTGGAAAAATTGATAATCGATCCGTCGAATAATGACCTGGATCCAGATAGAAacattaataatatttctttgaCGGCGAGTAATCGATCTAACACGGTACAGAATACTAAGCACGGACCACGCGTGTTTAAAGTGGTCGTCAGTACTGAATCAACGACGAAACCGTTAAATAAATCAGACGCAGATTTCGGAAGAGACATCGCTAGGAGCGACAATCGGTTTAACTACAATAGCACAATGAATACCGGAGGGGATCCAATGTCTGTTAGCATGATAAATAGACCTCAATAA